A window of Oncorhynchus tshawytscha isolate Ot180627B linkage group LG10, Otsh_v2.0, whole genome shotgun sequence contains these coding sequences:
- the ponzr1 gene encoding placenta-specific gene 8 protein, with product MAVHQQQITTVTTTQRSGDWSTGLCDCCSDMGTCCCALWCFPCFQCQTASHFGWCLCMPLLDPCAFMAVSCCMRSSMRERYGIQGSTCGDVALVCCCYVCTWCQMAREVKTQTTSGPQQVHVVTQQVRMA from the exons ATGGCTGTCCACCAGCAGCAGATCACCACTGTAACAACCACCCAGAGGTCGGGGGACTGGAGCACAGGACTGTGTGACTGCTGCTCTGACATGGGCACCT gttGCTGTGCCTTGTGGTGCTTCCCCTGTTTTCAGTGTCAGACGGCCTCCCACTTCGGCTGGTGTCTCTGCATGCCCCTCCTGGACCCATGTGCCTTTATGGCTGTCTCCTGCTGCATGCGCTCCTCCATGAGAGAACGCTACGGCATCCAG gGTTCGACGTGTGGAGACGTCGCATTGGTGTGTTGCTGCTACGTCTGTACCTGGTGCCAGATGGCTCGTGAGGTTAAGACTCAGACCACATCAGGCCCCCAACAGGTTCACGTGGTCACCCAACAAGTTCGCATGGCTTAG
- the LOC112259954 gene encoding uncharacterized protein LOC112259954 → MLPPWASAHVAYVNVGMVPGFLQTRCSTTFPLSPSLSDSRVELQPTSDTTLNPRSSHSSRLSLEAIALPAGGEGKCSDGKNSLGTEHEENWQDARDGASELHPEDDEDSGSLESIDEEEEEEGLMVVNLKASKEKRKKRHDVEGTSTESPSKYLQEFHSLPKRLVPSEITHCLYELEEECRGVERESDSVKWKMELIHRSVVTVQETLRTLLKRLVEAQSNEALDPTPIPTTHHLLSTTHHRPPHSPSHSLFHSANPLLLADAPTKILSTSQVNQVPSNLSQCTHHHCLAHRSVARRPSETCLTEANATQTQGHCCPRTTSPGTATLTSCAQRGKERAAALHAITDLRMDVEHLRAAYEEGRQEHRETLGVLRAFQKDMGTLVSHWQRDRQDRQKQSDVGTQLEAIRQQSNNVTEMTRQAVAVFGKVGLQLEGLGAVGTLVRSASTKLTPNSSLLCQCCTSKTMDGESKED, encoded by the exons ATGTTGCCGCCCTGGGCGTCTGCCCATGTCGCCTATgtcaacgtagggatggtgccaggtttcctccagacgcgaTGCTCG ACtacctttcccctttccccttcacTATCAGACTCTAGAGTGGAGCTCCAGCCTACCAGTGACACCACCCTGAACCCCAGGAGCTCCCACAGCAGCCGGCTTTCCCTGGAGGCCATAGCGCTGCCTGCAGGCGGGGAGGGGAAGTGCAGCGACGGAAAAAATAGTTTGGGCACGGAGCACGAGGAGAACTGGCAGGACGCCAGGGACGGCGCCAGCGAGTTGCACCCTGAGGATGATGAGGATTCGGGGTCCCTTGAGTCCAtcgatgaggaagaggaggaggaagggttaaTGGTGGTAAACCTCAAAGCAAGTAAAGAGAAAAGGAAAAAGAGACATGATGTGGAGGGGACTTCAACTGAGAGCCCATCAAAGTACCTACAG GAATTCCATAGTTTACCCAAGAGGCTAGTGCCCTCTGAGATCACCCACTGTCTGTATGAACTAGAG GAGGAGTgcaggggagtggagagagagagcgacagtgTCAAATGGAAGATGGAGCTAATTCATCGCAGCGTGGTCACAGTCCAG GAAACACTGCGGACTCTTCTGAAACGCCTGGTGGAGGCTCAGAGCAACGAAGCCCTGGACCCAACCCCAATACCGACcacccaccacctcctctccaccACCCACCACCGCCCCCCTCACTcgccctctcactccctcttccactccgCCAACCCTCTCTTGCTGGCAGACGCCCCCACCAAGATCCTTTCCACCTCCCAGGTGAACCAGGTGCCCTCCAACCTGTCCCAGTGTACACACCACCACTGCCTGGCTCACCGTTCTGTGGCGCGCCGTCCATCCGAGACTTGCCTGACCGAGGCCAATGCCACCCAGACCCAGGGCCACTGCTGCCCCAGGACCACAAGCCCTGGAACAGCCACCCTGACCAGCTGTGCCCAGCGGGGGAAGGAGAGGGCAGCAGCCCTCCATGCCATCACTGACCTGAG GATGGACGTAGAGCACCTGCGCGCGGCCTACGAGGAGGGGCGCCAGGAACACCGGGAGACCCTGGGGGTGCTGAgggccttccagaaggacatggGTACCCTGGTGTCccactggcagagagacagacaggacagacagaagcAGAGTGACGTTGGCACACAGCTGGAGGCTATCAGACAGCAATCCAACAACGTCACTGAGAT gactcGGCAGGCAGTTGCTGTGTTCGGTAAAGTGGGGCTTCAATTGGAGGGGCTGGGAGCAGTAGGAACTCTGGTCCGCTCTGCCTCTACCAAGCTGACACCCAACAG CTCTCTACTGTGCCAGTGCTGCACTTCCAAGACAATGGATGGAGAGAGCAAAGAAGACTGA